The nucleotide window GGTCGGGCGTCCTCGGCCAGGTAGCCGGCGGCGGCGACCACCAACCGTTCGTACGCCGCCACCCCGCCCTCCAGTTGGGCGGTCAGCGCGGCATGCGCCTCGGCCAGCGGCGGCCGAGCGTCGGCCGGGGCCAGCCGCAGCGCGCGTTCGACGCTGGCCACCCGTGCGGCCAGGTCGCGCAGTGAGCGGTCGGCGGCAGCGGCCTCCAGCACCGCCGGCTCGGCCAGCCCGGTGAGTCGGGGGGCCATCCCGGCCAGGGTGAGCGCCGCCCGGTCCAGTCGGGCCCACTGCTCCCCTGCGCTGGTGCCACGCAGCGCGATCCGGGAACGGACCCGGCGCACCTCGGCCAGCACGCCAGGGCCGACCGGCAGCCGCTCGACGGCGGCGATCAACCGGGCCCGTGACCGGGCCGCCGCCTCGGCCGGGTCGAGCGCGGGGGGCGCCGGCTGGGCGGCCAGGGCACGCACGTCGATCCACCGCCAGGCGGCGAGCGCCACCGCACTGCCTGCGGCGCCGGCCCAGGCCGCGTCGGGCAGACCAAGGCCGGCGTACGGAGTCAGCACCGCCGCCGCGCCGCCGAGCCCACCGGCCAGCACACTCCACCGCCGGGCCGACCGCTGAAGCCGACCCAGCCTCCGGAAGTACCGTGTCCGCTCGTCTGCCACAGTGAACTCCTCGGTCCGGTCGTTCAGCCGGCGGCGGTCGGGTCGCCGGTGCCCCGCTCGCGAGCCATGCTGGCGCGCAACTCGTCCAGTCGGGCGGCGGCCGTCGGGTCGTTGGCCGGGCCGGTCTTCTCGGCCTGCGGCACGGCCGGACGCTGGGCAGCACCGCCGCCGAGCTGCTCCCCCGCCATGCTGGACCGGATCTGCTCCAACCGGGCCGAGCCGGCCGAGTCGATAGTGGCCTTCTGAATTTCCAACATACGGCCCTCGACGGAGTTGCCGGCCAGTTCGGCGCGACCCATCGCGTTGGCGTACCGCCGTTCAATGCGGTCGCGCACCTCGTCCAACGACGGGGTGTTGGTGGGCGCGGTCAGCGACGACATCGACTCCAGCGAGCGGGCCACGGTCTCCTGCATCTTGGCCTGCTCCAGCTGGCTGAGCAGCTTGGTGCGCTCGGCGAGCTTCTGTTGGAGGATCATCGAGTTGTTCTCGACCGCTCGGCGGGCCTGGGCGGCTGCACCCAACGCCTGGTCGTGCAGGGTCTTCAGGTCCTCGGTGGCCTGCTCGGCGGAGACGAGCTGGCTGGCCAGCGTCTGCGCGGACTGCTCGAACCGCACCGCCTCGGCCTCGTCGCCCTTGGCCCGGGCCTGGTCGGACAGCACCAGGGCCTGCCGGGCGTTGCCCTGCAACCGCTCGACCTCGGACATCTGCCGGGACAGCTTCATCTCCAGCTGACGCTGGTTGCCGATCACCGCGGCCGCCTGCTGAACCAGCGCCTGGTGCTGCCGCTGGGCATCCTCGATGGCCTGCTGGATCTGCACCTTGGGATCGGCGTGCTCGTCGATCTTCGCACCGAAGAGCGCCATCAGGTAGTTCCAACCCTTGACGAACGGGTTCGCCATCTCCGTGGTATCCCCTCAGTAGCGTCGCTCCACCACGGCCGGGCCGGCTGAACCGACCGCCCGTGACCGGCCGGCCTCCATCGTCCCAGCCGAACGCCAACGAGGCATCCGTACCGGGCGGTCGACAGCACCGGCGGCTCCTGCGAGCAACCCTACGCGGCCGGGGCCAGCCCGCCCATGGTCAACCCGACGGGCGACTCAGGCGGCGCAGACCACGTCCCGGTCGCGCTCGGTGGGGCGGACCCGGGTGCTGCGCAGCGTGGCCTTGAGCGGCGAGTCCTGACGGACCGACACGGCGACCTTGCCGTCGGAGGTGACCTGACGGACACCCCGGTTGGTGCTCTTGGCTGCGGCGTCGGCCGGCTCGTCCTGCATCGAGACGAGCACCCCGGGCATCTGCTCGGCGAGCGCCACGGTGTCGCTCACCTCCAGCAGCAACTCGGACAGGCGGGCCCCGAGGGCGTCACAGATCGCGGCGAGCAGCTCGCTCGACGGCTCCTTGTGCCCCCGCTCGATCTCGGAGAGGTAGCCGAGGCTGACGTTGGCGGCGGTGGAGACCTCACGCAGCGTGCGCTGCTGCCCCTGCCGGCGCGCTCGCAGTGCGTCACCGATCACCCGGCGTAGCAGGATCATCGCACCTCCCCCTGAGGGATACCTCGCGCCCGGCGCTGGGCAGCCGGTCGCGGCGGGCCGCGCCGACCCCGAACGTCGGAGCCTTCCCGCAACCGTACCCGTTGCGAGCCCGGGCGACATCCCGCCCCGCCCGTCGGTTCGTCGGGACGGGCCTCCCGGGCGCGCCGCCGCCCGTTTCCGCCCCGTTCCGGACGGCCCCGGCCGCACTTCCGGCCTCGGGTCCCGGCCGCCACTCCCGGCCCCTTCCCTGGTCCCGGCCTGCGTGGTGCCGGCCTGCGTGGTGCCGGCCTGCGTGGTGCCGGCCTGCGTGGTGCCGGCCTGCGTGGTGCCGGCCTGCGTGGTGCCGGCCTGCGTGGTGCCGGCCTGCGTGGTGCCGGCCTGCGTGGTTCTGACCTTGGTGTTCACGGTGTCGCGGCGACCAGTCGCTCGGCGAGCAGCCGCAGCGCCTCGACCACCGCCGTCGCGCGGACGTGGTCCCGTCCGCCGCCCAGGTCGAGCTGGCGGACCTCACCGCCGTTCGGTCCGGCGACCGCGACGTAGACCAGGCCCACGGGCTTCCCGTCCTGCGGCTCGGGGCCGGCGACCCCGGTGGTGGCCAGCCCCCAGTCCGCGCCGCACCGCTGCCGGCCACCCTCGGCGAGCGCCGCCGCCACCTCCGGGTCCACCGGCCCCCGCTCGGACAGCAGGTCAGCGGGTACGCCAGCCAGGGTCGCCTTCAACTCGGTGGCGTAGACCACGAGGCCACCTCGGTAGATGCCGCTGACCCCGGCGATGTTCACGATCGAAGCGGCCAGTGACCCGCCGGTGAGCGATTCGACGGTGGCCAGGGTCTCGTGTCGCTCGGCCAGCCGGTGCACGACCCCCGCCGCCGCACTGCCCACCTCGGCACCGTCCACCTCACCACCAGTCACCCCAGCACCACTCACCCCAGCACCACCCACCCGAGCACCGTCCGCCCCGTCCACCGCCACCCCGTCCCTCGCCCCCGCCGCACAAACCAGTCCTTCCCCACCCACCGATCCCCAACCCAACTGCCCCCAACCCCCGACCCAATCGCGTTGATCATGAAGTTAGCGTCACGACACGCCGCCCCGGAGGGCAATAACTTCATGATCAACGGGGGCGCGGCCCCGGGCCGGGAGGCCCGGGGGTGGGGTGGGGGTGGGGGGCGGGGTGGGGGTGCGGGGTTAGCGGGGGCGGCGGAGGCGTAGGGCTTGGGCTATGTAGTCGAAGCCGGTGGCGACGGTGACCAGGACGGCGGCGGCCATGATCCAGGGGCCGACGGTGGCGAGCGAGGCCGGCATCGGCCAGAGGTACCAGGCGATGGCCAGGATCTGGAGCGCCGTCTTGACCTTGCCGCCTCGGCTGGCGGCGATCACGCCGTGCCGGATCACCCAGAACCGCAGCCCGGTGATGCCCAGCTCGCGGACGAGGATCAGCGCGGTCACCCACCAGGGCAGTTGGTCGTACCAGGAGAGCAGCACCAGCGCCGCGCCGGTGAGCGCCTTGTCGGCGATCGGGTCGGCCACCTTGCCGACCGAGGTGACCAGCCCGAACCGGCGGGCGATCCAGCCGTCCACCAGGTCGGTCGCGGAGGCCACCGCGAAGATCAGGCAGGCCGCCATCCGCCAACCGGCGTGGGTCATCCCCGACACGATCACCGAGGCGCCGAAGACCGGAACCAGCACCAGCCGCAGGGCGGTCAGCGCGTTGGCCGCGTTGACGACGGGCACCACGGCCACCACCCGGCCCGGCGTCGACTCCGTCGCCCCGGTCACCGCAGCACTCCGCTCGGGCCGCCGTGGCGTTCCCGGCACCGCACCACCTGGGTCCCCCGCTCCGCTCGGGCCCGCCGTCACCGTGCCGCGCCGGGCGAAGCCGAGATCATCTCATCCGGCACAGCGAGCAGGTCCACCCCTTCGGTGCCGGTCACCGTTGCGCGTACCAGATCGCCCGGACGCAGCGCGGCCAGATCGACGCCACCCTCGACCGGGGCGACGAGGGTGGTGGAGCCATCCACCTCGGGCGCCTGGTGCGCTGCCCGGCCCTCCACCACGCCGTCCTCGATCGAGTCGACAAGCACCTCGACGGTCGAGCCGAGCCGGTCCTCGGCCCGCTGGGAGCAGAGCTCGTCGGCGAGGGCGCTGAGCCGGTCGTAGCGCCGCTTGATCGTCGCGGCGGAGACCTTGCCGGGCAGGCCGGCGGCCTCGGTGCCGTCCTCGTCGCTGTAGTCGAACATGCCGATCGCGTCGAGCCGGGCCTCGGTCAGGAACCGGACCAGCTCGTCGACGTCGGCGCGGGTCTCGCCGGGGAAACCGACGATGAAGTTGCTCCGGGCGCCGGCCTCCGGGGCCAGGGCGCGGGCGCTGGCCAGCAGCTCCAGGAACCGGTCGGTGGAGCCGAAACGCCGCATCCGGCGCAGCACCGGCTCGCTGGAGTGCTGGAACGACAGGTCGAAGTACGGTGCCACGCCCGGGGTGGTGGCGATCGCCTCGACCAGCCCGGGCCGGGTCTCGGCCGGCTGCAGGTAGCTCGCCCGCACCCGGACGATGCCGGTCACCGCGGCGAGCTGCGGCAGCAGCTTCTCCAGGGCGCGCGGGTCACCCAGGTCCTTGCCGTACGAGGTGGAGTTCTCGCTGACCAGCACCAGCTCCCGTACGCCGGTCTTGGCCAACCACTCCGCCTCGGCGAGCAGCTCGTCCGGCGTACGTGAGACGAAGGCCCCCCGGAAGGCCGGGATGGCGCAGAACGCGCAGCGGCGGTCGCAGCCGCTGGCCAGCTTCAGCGAGGCCACCGGACCGGTGTCGAGCCGCCGGCGCAGCACCTGGCGCAGGTGTGCCGGGGTGTGCTCGTCGGTGTCGACGACGGTGCGGGTCACGGTGCCGTGGCCGGGCAGCGACACAGTGCTGTCGCGGCGCTGCACCGGGGTCAGCGGCAGCAGCTCGCGCCGGTCCCGTGGGGTGTGCGCGGTGATCTGCTCGCCGGCGACGACGGCGTTCAGCCGGGCGGCGATGTCGGGGTAGTCGTCGAAGCTCAGCACCGCCTGGGCCTCGGGGAGGCTGTCGGCCAACTCCCGGCCGTACCGCTCGGCCATGCAGCCCGCGGCGACCACCTTGGCGCCCGTTCCGGCGGCGGCGAGCAGGGTCTGGATCGAGTCCTGCTTGGCCTTCTCCACGAAACCGCAGGTGTTGACGACCACCACGTCGGCGCCCTCGCCGTCGGTGGTCACCTGCCAGCCGTCGGCGTGCAGGCGGGCGGCCAGCTCCTCCGAGTCGACCTCGTTGCGGGCACAGCCCAGGGTCAGCAGGGCGACGCGACGGCCCTCGGCGTGGTCAGCGGGAGAAGGAGAGGTGGCAGACACCATCCGAGGGTACCGGGCCGGCCGGGTAAGCCCACGCACGCGGGCTGCGGAGACCGTCGACACGGAGGCGAACGTCATTCCGATCAGCGCGCCTCGGCGCCAACCCGGGTCAGCGCGTCGAGCAGGAACACCTCGGTGCCGGCCAGGCCGGTGGAGCAGAAGACGGAGATCTGGTCCGCGGTGGTCCGGCCGGGGACCGCGCCGGCCAGGATGCCGCCCAGGTCGCGCAACCCGCCGGCGTACGGGGGTGTGGCCGCGAGCATCGGTGGCTGGTAGTCCGCCGCCTGGGCCGGCGAGTCGGTGACCAGCAGGTCGGCGGTGTCCAGCAGGTCGGTGCCGAACTCGCTGCGGCCGCGCTGCTTGAAGCCGACCGCGTTGACGTGCGTGCCGGGGCTGAGGTCGGCGGCGCGGAGCACCGGGGTGGGGCTGGTGGTCGCCAGCACCACCAGGTCCCGCCCGGCGACGGCCGAGGCCGGGTCGGCCACCGCGCGGGCCGGCACGCCCAGTTCGCCACGGACCCGGGCGGCGAGGGCCTCCCGGCGAGCGGCGGACCGACTGTGCACCACCACCTCGCGCAACGGGCGGACCGCGGCGGCGGCCCAGACCTGGGTCCACGCCTGCCGGCCGGAGCCGATCACCCCGAGGGTGGCGGCATCGGGACGGGCCAGCGCGTCGACCGCGAGGCCCCCCAACCCTCCGGTACGACGGGAGCCCAGCTCCTCGCCGACGGCGACCGCCCGGACCGCCCCG belongs to Micromonospora ureilytica and includes:
- the pgsA gene encoding CDP-diacylglycerol--glycerol-3-phosphate 3-phosphatidyltransferase, yielding MTGATESTPGRVVAVVPVVNAANALTALRLVLVPVFGASVIVSGMTHAGWRMAACLIFAVASATDLVDGWIARRFGLVTSVGKVADPIADKALTGAALVLLSWYDQLPWWVTALILVRELGITGLRFWVIRHGVIAASRGGKVKTALQILAIAWYLWPMPASLATVGPWIMAAAVLVTVATGFDYIAQALRLRRPR
- a CDS encoding helix-turn-helix domain-containing protein, whose protein sequence is MILLRRVIGDALRARRQGQQRTLREVSTAANVSLGYLSEIERGHKEPSSELLAAICDALGARLSELLLEVSDTVALAEQMPGVLVSMQDEPADAAAKSTNRGVRQVTSDGKVAVSVRQDSPLKATLRSTRVRPTERDRDVVCAA
- a CDS encoding CinA family protein codes for the protein MTGGEVDGAEVGSAAAGVVHRLAERHETLATVESLTGGSLAASIVNIAGVSGIYRGGLVVYATELKATLAGVPADLLSERGPVDPEVAAALAEGGRQRCGADWGLATTGVAGPEPQDGKPVGLVYVAVAGPNGGEVRQLDLGGGRDHVRATAVVEALRLLAERLVAATP
- a CDS encoding PspA/IM30 family protein, whose translation is MANPFVKGWNYLMALFGAKIDEHADPKVQIQQAIEDAQRQHQALVQQAAAVIGNQRQLEMKLSRQMSEVERLQGNARQALVLSDQARAKGDEAEAVRFEQSAQTLASQLVSAEQATEDLKTLHDQALGAAAQARRAVENNSMILQQKLAERTKLLSQLEQAKMQETVARSLESMSSLTAPTNTPSLDEVRDRIERRYANAMGRAELAGNSVEGRMLEIQKATIDSAGSARLEQIRSSMAGEQLGGGAAQRPAVPQAEKTGPANDPTAAARLDELRASMARERGTGDPTAAG
- the rimO gene encoding 30S ribosomal protein S12 methylthiotransferase RimO; protein product: MVSATSPSPADHAEGRRVALLTLGCARNEVDSEELAARLHADGWQVTTDGEGADVVVVNTCGFVEKAKQDSIQTLLAAAGTGAKVVAAGCMAERYGRELADSLPEAQAVLSFDDYPDIAARLNAVVAGEQITAHTPRDRRELLPLTPVQRRDSTVSLPGHGTVTRTVVDTDEHTPAHLRQVLRRRLDTGPVASLKLASGCDRRCAFCAIPAFRGAFVSRTPDELLAEAEWLAKTGVRELVLVSENSTSYGKDLGDPRALEKLLPQLAAVTGIVRVRASYLQPAETRPGLVEAIATTPGVAPYFDLSFQHSSEPVLRRMRRFGSTDRFLELLASARALAPEAGARSNFIVGFPGETRADVDELVRFLTEARLDAIGMFDYSDEDGTEAAGLPGKVSAATIKRRYDRLSALADELCSQRAEDRLGSTVEVLVDSIEDGVVEGRAAHQAPEVDGSTTLVAPVEGGVDLAALRPGDLVRATVTGTEGVDLLAVPDEMISASPGAAR
- the pspM gene encoding phage shock envelope stress response protein PspM is translated as MADERTRYFRRLGRLQRSARRWSVLAGGLGGAAAVLTPYAGLGLPDAAWAGAAGSAVALAAWRWIDVRALAAQPAPPALDPAEAAARSRARLIAAVERLPVGPGVLAEVRRVRSRIALRGTSAGEQWARLDRAALTLAGMAPRLTGLAEPAVLEAAAADRSLRDLAARVASVERALRLAPADARPPLAEAHAALTAQLEGGVAAYERLVVAAAGYLAEDARPETAHPAADRLTEATDLLHGVAGALAELRAVGTPLRTPTR
- a CDS encoding ornithine cyclodeaminase family protein yields the protein MTMLYADPEVAAALDAATTVDAMRAAVLAAYEGRLIAPPRAAAPLSGGRMVLTAGHLVGEWYGFRSYDTFGHPQGEQLVVLHDARTGAVRAVAVGEELGSRRTGGLGGLAVDALARPDAATLGVIGSGRQAWTQVWAAAAVRPLREVVVHSRSAARREALAARVRGELGVPARAVADPASAVAGRDLVVLATTSPTPVLRAADLSPGTHVNAVGFKQRGRSEFGTDLLDTADLLVTDSPAQAADYQPPMLAATPPYAGGLRDLGGILAGAVPGRTTADQISVFCSTGLAGTEVFLLDALTRVGAEAR